In Pseudomonas saudiphocaensis, one DNA window encodes the following:
- a CDS encoding acyl-CoA dehydrogenase family protein, translating to MKIGFTPEDEAFRQQVADWLATHLRGEFEQLRFRGGPGDEHMFPEERKAWEREMAKGGWIGIGWPTEFGGRGLSISQQVIFHEEYARAGGPGRMGHIGEGLIGPTLVALGSEAQRQRFLPGILEGREFWCQGYSEPSAGSDLAGVKTRAQLENGEWIINGQKVWTSLAHESQWCFVLARTEPGSVGHQGLTFLLVPMEQPGIAVQPIQQLTGTSEFNEVFFSDARTAADNIIGAPGDGWKVAMTLLGFERGVSTLGQQMQFRNELEEVIRAARDTGADRDPLIRQRLARAWAGLKVLRYNSLRMLSGTQDGSLRGEAMIYKLAWSNWHRDLGKLAMDVLGPQAELLEGAPYQLSRLQSLFLFTRSDTLYGGSNEIQRNIIAERALGMPREPRVR from the coding sequence ATGAAAATTGGCTTCACCCCTGAAGACGAAGCGTTCCGCCAGCAGGTCGCCGACTGGCTCGCGACGCACCTACGCGGCGAGTTCGAGCAACTGCGCTTTCGCGGCGGGCCCGGCGACGAGCACATGTTCCCCGAGGAGAGAAAGGCCTGGGAACGCGAGATGGCCAAGGGCGGCTGGATCGGCATCGGCTGGCCCACCGAGTTCGGCGGGCGCGGCCTTTCCATCTCGCAGCAGGTGATCTTTCATGAAGAATACGCCCGCGCCGGCGGTCCCGGCCGCATGGGCCACATCGGCGAAGGCCTGATCGGCCCGACTCTGGTGGCACTGGGCAGCGAGGCGCAGCGCCAGCGGTTTCTCCCTGGCATCCTCGAAGGACGCGAGTTCTGGTGCCAGGGCTATTCGGAACCCAGCGCCGGCTCGGACCTCGCCGGCGTCAAAACCCGCGCTCAACTGGAAAACGGCGAGTGGATCATCAATGGCCAGAAGGTCTGGACCTCTCTCGCCCATGAATCCCAGTGGTGCTTCGTGCTGGCGCGCACCGAGCCCGGCAGCGTCGGCCACCAGGGGCTGACCTTCCTGCTGGTGCCGATGGAGCAGCCCGGCATCGCGGTGCAACCAATCCAGCAACTGACCGGCACCAGCGAGTTCAACGAGGTGTTCTTCAGCGACGCCCGCACCGCGGCGGACAACATCATCGGCGCGCCGGGCGACGGCTGGAAGGTGGCCATGACCCTGCTGGGCTTCGAGCGCGGTGTGTCAACCCTCGGCCAGCAAATGCAGTTTCGCAACGAGCTCGAAGAGGTCATCCGCGCCGCCCGGGATACCGGTGCCGACCGCGATCCGTTGATCCGCCAACGTCTGGCACGGGCCTGGGCCGGGCTCAAAGTGCTGCGCTACAACTCGCTGCGCATGCTCTCCGGCACCCAGGACGGCAGTCTGCGTGGCGAAGCGATGATCTACAAGCTGGCCTGGTCGAACTGGCACCGCGACCTGGGCAAATTGGCTATGGACGTGCTCGGCCCGCAGGCGGAGCTGCTCGAAGGCGCGCCGTACCAGCTGTCACGGCTGCAATCGCTGTTTCTCTTCACCCGCTCGGACACCCTCTACGGCGGCAGCAACGAGATTCAGCGCAACATTATCGCCGAGCGCGCCCTGGGCATGCCCCGCGAGCCGCGGGTACGCTGA
- a CDS encoding enoyl-CoA hydratase — MSEFIQRVDASEYETDEPVRYLVRDGIASVTMNRPGFNNAQNSQMTYALDAAFKRAVSDDAVKVIVLRGEGKHFSAGHDIGTPGRDINKEFERAHLLWDHSNKPGGEFLYMREQEVYLGMCRRWREMPKPTIAMVQGACIAGGLMLAWVCDLIVASDDAFFQDPVVRMGIPGVEYFAHPYEMNPRIAKEFLMTGDRMPAGRAYEVGMVNRVVSRADLEAATYELAAKVAKQPRMGLALTKQAINHVEDLAGKRTAMDAVFAWHHFAHTHNELLSGDKLGGYDAKAMAAANKKSAGEAG, encoded by the coding sequence ATGAGCGAATTTATCCAACGCGTGGACGCCAGCGAGTACGAGACCGACGAGCCGGTGCGCTACTTGGTGCGGGACGGCATTGCGTCGGTGACGATGAACCGACCCGGTTTCAACAATGCGCAGAACTCACAGATGACCTATGCGCTGGATGCCGCCTTCAAGCGGGCAGTCAGCGACGACGCGGTCAAGGTCATCGTCCTGCGCGGGGAGGGCAAGCATTTCTCCGCCGGACACGACATCGGCACGCCGGGCCGCGACATCAATAAGGAGTTCGAGCGCGCCCATCTGCTCTGGGATCACAGCAACAAGCCGGGCGGCGAGTTCCTCTACATGCGCGAACAGGAGGTCTACCTGGGCATGTGCCGGCGCTGGCGCGAGATGCCCAAACCGACCATCGCCATGGTGCAGGGCGCCTGCATCGCTGGCGGCCTGATGCTGGCCTGGGTCTGCGACCTGATCGTCGCCAGCGATGACGCCTTCTTTCAGGACCCGGTGGTGCGCATGGGCATTCCCGGCGTGGAGTACTTCGCCCATCCCTACGAGATGAACCCGCGCATCGCCAAGGAATTCCTCATGACCGGCGACCGCATGCCGGCCGGCCGCGCCTATGAAGTTGGTATGGTCAACCGCGTGGTGTCACGTGCCGACCTGGAAGCCGCGACCTACGAGCTGGCCGCCAAGGTGGCCAAGCAGCCGCGTATGGGGCTGGCGCTGACCAAGCAGGCGATCAATCACGTGGAAGATCTGGCCGGCAAGCGCACCGCCATGGATGCGGTGTTCGCCTGGCATCACTTCGCCCACACCCACAACGAGCTGCTGTCCGGCGACAAGCTGGGCGGCTATGACGCCAAGGCCATGGCCGCGGCGAACAAGAAGTCTGCAGGAGAAGCCGGATGA
- a CDS encoding SDR family NAD(P)-dependent oxidoreductase, whose product MKLQNKVAFVTGAAQGMGLAIARRFVGEGARVVAADINLDSLREGLGELGDKVVPVVCNVADSASVAEAVKLAEKHFGRLDILVNNAGVGGLDSFLDTPDESWQRVIGVNLTGAFYCARESARLMVKGGAGGSIINLSSTSALTGEGPNHYCASKAGIMGLTRGIARELAGHGIRVNTLVPGPTDTPMMAGIPDDMMADLLKAVPLGRLCGTDEIARVATFLASEDASFITGQNIAVNGGMAFI is encoded by the coding sequence ATGAAATTGCAGAACAAAGTCGCGTTCGTGACCGGCGCCGCCCAGGGCATGGGCCTGGCCATCGCCCGCCGCTTCGTGGGAGAGGGCGCTCGGGTAGTGGCCGCCGACATAAACCTCGACAGCCTGCGTGAAGGCCTCGGCGAGCTGGGCGACAAGGTGGTGCCGGTGGTCTGCAACGTCGCTGACAGCGCCTCGGTGGCCGAAGCGGTGAAGCTTGCCGAAAAGCACTTCGGGCGCCTCGACATCCTGGTCAACAACGCCGGTGTCGGCGGCCTGGACAGCTTCCTCGACACCCCCGACGAGAGCTGGCAGCGCGTCATCGGTGTCAACCTCACCGGCGCCTTCTACTGTGCCCGTGAAAGCGCCCGGCTGATGGTCAAGGGCGGCGCTGGCGGCAGCATCATCAACCTGTCCAGCACCTCGGCGCTGACCGGCGAAGGCCCCAACCATTACTGCGCTTCGAAGGCCGGAATCATGGGGCTGACCCGAGGCATCGCCCGCGAGCTGGCCGGCCATGGCATCCGCGTCAACACCCTGGTGCCCGGCCCCACCGACACACCGATGATGGCTGGTATTCCCGACGACATGATGGCGGACCTGCTCAAGGCGGTGCCCCTCGGGCGCCTGTGCGGCACCGACGAAATCGCCCGCGTCGCGACCTTCCTGGCCAGCGAAGACGCCAGCTTCATCACCGGTCAGAACATCGCCGTAAATGGCGGCATGGCCTTCATCTAA
- a CDS encoding nuclear transport factor 2 family protein, translating to MSDQDLLARIDRLESLDAIRQLAGKYALSLDMRDLDAMANCFAPDVRVGRDKVGRAHLKAWLDDTMRLQFHGTSHHLGQHIIEFSDADHATGVVYSKNEHETGPEWVIMQMLYWDDYERIDGRWCFRRRLPCYWYASDLNKPPIGGLKMRWPGREPYAGSFHELFPSWDAFWAKRPNKDELPEVAEPAPLEGFLATMRRGAADPKIRVR from the coding sequence ATGAGTGATCAGGATCTTTTGGCGCGTATCGACCGCCTGGAGTCCCTTGATGCGATTCGCCAGTTGGCCGGAAAGTACGCGCTGTCTCTGGACATGCGCGACCTTGACGCCATGGCCAACTGCTTCGCGCCGGACGTGCGTGTCGGTCGCGACAAGGTCGGCCGCGCGCATCTCAAGGCCTGGCTCGACGACACCATGCGCCTGCAGTTCCATGGCACCTCGCATCACCTGGGCCAGCACATCATCGAGTTCAGCGATGCGGACCACGCCACCGGCGTGGTGTATTCCAAGAACGAACATGAGACCGGCCCGGAGTGGGTGATCATGCAGATGCTCTACTGGGACGACTATGAGCGCATCGACGGGCGCTGGTGTTTCCGCCGCCGGTTGCCGTGCTACTGGTATGCCAGCGACCTGAACAAGCCGCCGATCGGTGGCTTGAAGATGCGTTGGCCGGGTCGCGAGCCCTACGCCGGTTCCTTCCATGAGCTGTTCCCGTCGTGGGATGCCTTCTGGGCCAAGCGTCCGAACAAGGACGAGCTGCCCGAGGTGGCCGAGCCTGCACCGCTGGAAGGCTTCCTGGCGACGATGCGCCGGGGTGCGGCGGACCCGAAAATCCGCGTGCGCTGA
- a CDS encoding CoA-transferase subunit beta, whose product MSVAENYSLAELMIVAASEAWRDNGELFASGLGVLPRLGASLAKLTHTPELLMTDSECFLVEEPIPVGPRGDYVPKYSGYLGFERVFEAVWGGRRHAMIGPTQVDRFAQTNLSAIGGDYYQPKIAMLGVRGLPGNSINHKNSFLVPNHSTRSLVAEVDMVSGVGFNPERWEEGMNASFMSVGILLTDLCVIDYNGPNHAPQVRSLHPGVSFEQVQENTGFELLAAPDMGVTPAPTEAQLEIIRRLDPHDLRSKQLKGNPPGIRQA is encoded by the coding sequence ATGAGCGTTGCAGAGAATTATTCACTTGCCGAACTGATGATCGTTGCCGCCAGCGAAGCCTGGCGTGACAACGGCGAACTCTTCGCCTCGGGTCTCGGTGTGCTGCCGAGGCTGGGCGCCAGCCTCGCCAAACTGACCCATACCCCCGAGCTGCTGATGACCGACAGCGAGTGCTTCCTCGTGGAAGAACCGATTCCGGTTGGGCCGCGCGGTGACTACGTGCCCAAGTATTCCGGCTATCTGGGTTTCGAGCGTGTGTTCGAAGCGGTATGGGGCGGTCGCCGCCACGCGATGATCGGCCCGACCCAGGTGGATCGCTTCGCCCAGACCAACCTCTCGGCCATCGGCGGCGATTACTACCAGCCGAAGATCGCCATGCTCGGCGTACGCGGTCTGCCGGGCAACAGCATCAACCACAAGAATTCCTTCCTGGTGCCCAACCACTCGACCCGCTCGCTGGTGGCGGAAGTGGACATGGTCTCCGGCGTCGGCTTCAACCCTGAGCGCTGGGAAGAGGGCATGAACGCCTCGTTCATGTCTGTCGGGATACTGCTGACCGACCTCTGCGTGATCGACTACAACGGGCCGAACCATGCGCCTCAGGTGCGTTCGCTGCACCCCGGTGTGAGCTTCGAGCAAGTGCAGGAAAACACCGGCTTCGAATTGCTCGCCGCGCCGGACATGGGCGTCACGCCAGCGCCCACTGAGGCCCAGCTGGAGATCATCCGGCGTCTGGATCCACACGACCTGCGCAGCAAGCAGCTCAAGGGCAATCCGCCCGGCATTCGTCAGGCCTGA
- a CDS encoding acyl-CoA dehydrogenase family protein, giving the protein MDFAFNEEQLMIQETAAGFLGKASDSAAVRTAMESALGYDAQVWQQIGQELYWPALMIPEAYGGVGMGFVEQAILLEQMGRHLLCAPFLSSACLATPALLLGDSEPLRETWLPELAAGTLTATLAFGQERNGWRASRQPSARPDAGGWRLDGEYDAVLDGASADLLILTAEHEDGRLALFAVPANQAGIERSALPTLDQTRRLARIRLTNVTVAPEQSLTLDQDAAALLEKTLQIGAIALACEQTGAAQRCLDLTLAYIGERQQFNRPIASFQAIKHRCADLMLHIENSRSVAYYAACIAQQVLAPDGDPQLKAELSEAAAIAKSEASEAFMLCAGESIQLHGGVGFTWEYDPHLYFKRARASEQLLGTPAWHRERLAALILESRP; this is encoded by the coding sequence ATGGACTTCGCCTTTAACGAAGAGCAATTGATGATTCAGGAGACCGCCGCCGGCTTTCTGGGCAAGGCGTCGGACTCTGCCGCCGTTCGCACCGCCATGGAGAGCGCGCTGGGCTACGACGCCCAGGTCTGGCAACAGATCGGCCAGGAGCTGTACTGGCCGGCATTGATGATCCCCGAAGCCTATGGCGGCGTCGGCATGGGCTTCGTCGAGCAGGCGATCCTTCTTGAGCAGATGGGCCGCCACCTGCTCTGCGCCCCGTTCCTGTCCAGCGCCTGCCTGGCCACGCCGGCACTGTTGCTGGGCGACAGCGAGCCACTACGGGAAACCTGGCTGCCCGAACTGGCCGCCGGCACCCTGACTGCCACCCTTGCCTTCGGCCAGGAGCGCAACGGCTGGAGGGCGTCCCGGCAGCCGAGCGCGCGCCCGGACGCCGGAGGCTGGCGACTGGATGGCGAATATGACGCGGTGCTCGACGGCGCCAGCGCCGACCTGCTGATCCTCACCGCCGAACACGAGGACGGTCGTCTTGCCCTGTTCGCGGTGCCAGCGAACCAGGCCGGTATCGAGCGCAGCGCCCTGCCGACCCTTGACCAGACCCGCCGGCTGGCGCGAATCAGGCTCACCAACGTGACGGTCGCGCCCGAGCAGAGCCTGACGCTCGATCAGGACGCCGCCGCCCTGCTGGAAAAAACGCTGCAGATTGGCGCCATCGCCCTCGCCTGCGAGCAGACCGGCGCCGCCCAGCGCTGCCTCGACCTGACCCTGGCCTATATCGGCGAGCGCCAGCAGTTCAACCGACCGATCGCCAGCTTCCAGGCCATCAAGCATCGCTGCGCGGACCTTATGCTGCACATCGAGAACAGCCGCTCGGTCGCGTACTACGCGGCCTGCATCGCCCAGCAGGTGCTGGCGCCGGACGGCGATCCGCAACTCAAGGCAGAACTGAGCGAAGCCGCCGCCATTGCCAAGAGCGAGGCCAGCGAAGCCTTCATGCTCTGCGCCGGCGAATCCATCCAGCTGCACGGCGGCGTCGGTTTCACCTGGGAATACGACCCCCACCTGTATTTCAAACGTGCCCGCGCCAGCGAACAGTTGCTGGGCACCCCTGCCTGGCACCGCGAGCGCCTCGCTGCCCTTATCCTGGAGTCACGCCCATGA
- a CDS encoding VOC family protein, which translates to MIEIRALSYLVVQASNLNDWQRYAEDVLGMQVSAAPGGGLYVKMDERPFRMLIVEGAEARYFASGWELASEKAFGRALQLLEEKGVAYQQGAAAECNQRGVQALAVVVDPSGNRHELSWGYRSDCQPFVSPQGVPRFITGDMGLGHTVLPAPNFDATVAFARDVLGFEVSDIFNFRPAPDAPPVRIHFLHCANARHHSLALAEYPVPSGCVHAMVEVDSMTEVGRAHDRMQAAGVALSATLGQHLNDRMTSFYMKTPSGFDLEYGYGGLQVDWEQHSAFEFTRVSIWGHDFSVGRQQ; encoded by the coding sequence ATGATCGAAATCCGAGCATTGAGTTACTTGGTCGTCCAGGCGAGCAATCTCAACGATTGGCAGCGCTACGCCGAAGATGTGCTTGGCATGCAGGTCAGTGCCGCACCGGGCGGCGGGCTCTACGTGAAGATGGACGAGCGTCCGTTCCGCATGCTCATCGTCGAAGGCGCCGAGGCACGCTACTTCGCATCCGGTTGGGAGCTGGCCAGCGAGAAGGCCTTCGGCCGAGCGCTGCAGTTGCTCGAGGAAAAGGGCGTGGCCTACCAGCAGGGCGCTGCCGCCGAATGCAACCAGCGTGGCGTACAGGCGCTCGCGGTGGTCGTCGACCCCTCCGGCAACCGCCACGAACTGTCCTGGGGCTATCGCTCCGACTGTCAGCCTTTCGTCTCGCCCCAGGGCGTGCCGCGTTTCATTACCGGCGACATGGGGCTGGGACACACTGTACTGCCGGCACCGAATTTCGACGCCACCGTGGCCTTTGCCCGCGATGTATTGGGCTTCGAGGTTTCCGACATCTTTAACTTCCGTCCGGCGCCCGATGCGCCGCCGGTGCGCATCCATTTCCTGCACTGCGCCAATGCGCGCCACCACAGCCTGGCCCTGGCCGAGTACCCAGTGCCCAGCGGCTGCGTGCACGCCATGGTGGAAGTCGACTCGATGACCGAGGTGGGGCGTGCTCATGACCGTATGCAGGCCGCTGGCGTCGCGCTGTCGGCCACCCTCGGGCAGCACCTCAACGACCGCATGACCAGTTTCTACATGAAGACGCCGTCCGGCTTCGACCTCGAATACGGCTACGGCGGGCTGCAGGTCGACTGGGAGCAGCATTCGGCCTTCGAATTCACCCGTGTGAGCATCTGGGGCCACGACTTCTCGGTCGGGCGCCAGCAATAA
- a CDS encoding NAD(P)H-dependent flavin oxidoreductase, whose translation MSAWLQTELTRRLGCRYPVVQTAMGWVADANLVIGTTRAGGFGFLAAATLDTAQTRSEIEKIIAATGSRNFGLNFHMFQENAADCVDMAIDFGLKAVSYGRGPDAKTVQRFKDAGVLCIPTVGAVKHAIKAVQMGADLITIQGGEGGGHTGGVPSSILLPQVLDAVNVPVIAAGGFSTGRGLASALAAGACGIAMGTRFLMSQESPTPAATLERYLKVNDPQQIRVTLAVDGMRHRMIENAFINRLEKASGLGRLLIALRSAWSWKQQTGMSSAHMLSTLLKVLKEEPEALSQTIMAANQPVLLQKSMQDGQPDEGILPSGQVAAAIGELASCEAIISEIVAQAEACLAELYQRHVQPQAEYAGAAQ comes from the coding sequence ATGAGCGCCTGGCTGCAAACCGAACTGACCCGCCGCCTGGGCTGCCGCTATCCGGTGGTGCAGACGGCCATGGGCTGGGTGGCTGATGCCAATCTGGTGATTGGCACCACCCGCGCCGGCGGCTTCGGCTTTCTCGCCGCCGCCACGCTGGATACGGCGCAGACCCGCAGCGAGATCGAGAAGATCATCGCCGCCACCGGCAGCCGCAATTTCGGCCTGAACTTCCACATGTTCCAGGAGAACGCCGCGGACTGCGTGGACATGGCCATCGACTTCGGCCTCAAGGCGGTCAGCTACGGCCGTGGTCCGGATGCCAAGACCGTGCAGCGCTTCAAGGACGCCGGGGTGCTGTGCATTCCCACTGTCGGTGCGGTTAAGCACGCGATCAAGGCGGTACAGATGGGCGCCGACCTGATCACCATCCAGGGTGGCGAGGGCGGTGGTCATACCGGTGGCGTGCCCAGCTCGATCCTGCTGCCGCAGGTGCTGGACGCGGTGAATGTGCCGGTGATTGCGGCCGGTGGCTTCTCCACCGGCCGCGGTCTGGCCTCGGCGCTGGCTGCCGGTGCCTGTGGCATCGCCATGGGCACACGCTTTTTGATGAGCCAGGAATCGCCGACCCCGGCCGCCACCCTGGAGCGCTATCTCAAGGTCAATGACCCGCAGCAGATTCGCGTGACCCTGGCGGTTGACGGCATGCGCCATCGCATGATCGAGAACGCCTTCATCAACCGCCTGGAAAAGGCCAGCGGCCTGGGCCGCCTGCTGATCGCCCTGCGCAGCGCCTGGAGCTGGAAGCAGCAGACCGGCATGAGCAGCGCGCACATGCTCTCGACCCTGCTCAAGGTACTCAAGGAAGAACCGGAGGCCCTGTCGCAAACCATCATGGCCGCCAACCAGCCGGTGCTGCTGCAGAAGTCCATGCAGGACGGTCAGCCGGACGAGGGCATCCTGCCCTCCGGCCAGGTGGCGGCGGCCATCGGCGAGCTGGCTAGCTGCGAAGCCATCATTTCCGAGATCGTCGCGCAGGCCGAGGCCTGCCTCGCCGAGCTTTATCAGCGCCACGTTCAGCCCCAGGCCGAATATGCAGGAGCCGCCCAATGA
- a CDS encoding CoA transferase subunit A, whose translation MNKQMTTRDAVALLKDGMTVGFGGWGPRRKPMAVVREILRSDVKGLTVVGYGGPEMGMLCAAGKVRKLIFCFATLDAIPLEPWFRKCRQVGQIKELMELDEGMYQWGLRAAGMRLPFLPTRCGLATDVTRLNPELKTIRSPYDDGEVLLAMPALNLDISFLHVNEADRLGNTLITGNDPYFDHLMARASAQCVVSCERISDRLELCAEQARFNLFERYLVTGVVHAPFGAHPTTCAPEYGWDMTHLKRYAESAEGDGGWAAYMDEFIHVGEADYQTKNGGQDRLRTLALPVF comes from the coding sequence ATGAACAAGCAAATGACAACCCGGGACGCAGTGGCCCTGCTCAAGGACGGCATGACTGTCGGCTTTGGTGGCTGGGGTCCGCGCCGCAAGCCGATGGCCGTGGTGCGAGAAATCCTTCGCTCGGACGTCAAGGGTCTCACCGTGGTCGGCTATGGCGGCCCGGAAATGGGCATGCTCTGTGCCGCCGGCAAGGTCAGGAAACTGATTTTCTGTTTCGCGACGCTGGATGCCATTCCGCTGGAGCCCTGGTTTCGTAAGTGCCGCCAGGTAGGGCAGATCAAGGAGCTGATGGAGCTGGACGAAGGCATGTACCAGTGGGGATTGCGTGCCGCCGGCATGCGCTTGCCGTTCCTGCCGACCCGCTGCGGCCTGGCCACGGATGTCACCCGCCTGAACCCTGAACTCAAGACCATCCGCTCGCCCTACGACGACGGTGAGGTGTTGCTGGCGATGCCGGCACTGAACCTGGATATCAGCTTCCTGCATGTCAATGAGGCCGACCGGCTGGGCAATACCCTGATCACTGGCAACGATCCCTATTTCGATCACCTGATGGCACGGGCCTCGGCGCAGTGCGTGGTCTCCTGCGAGCGCATCAGCGACCGGTTGGAGCTCTGTGCCGAGCAGGCGCGCTTCAACCTGTTCGAGCGCTACCTGGTGACAGGAGTGGTGCATGCGCCGTTCGGCGCACACCCGACCACCTGCGCACCGGAGTACGGGTGGGACATGACGCACCTCAAGCGCTACGCCGAATCGGCGGAAGGCGACGGCGGTTGGGCGGCCTACATGGACGAATTCATCCACGTCGGCGAAGCCGATTACCAGACCAAGAACGGCGGCCAAGACCGCCTGCGTACGCTGGCCCTGCCGGTGTTCTGA
- a CDS encoding alkene reductase → MNPLFQPLRLGELQLANRIVMAPMTRSRADSRAVPTAEMVDYYRQRAGAGLIVAEGAAPSAEGLGYCRTPGIFNSEQVAAWRAVTDAVHAEGGLIVLQLMHVGRAASRHNKPVGARTVAPSALRANTQLYSDAAGMVDTDEPHALSTQEVAEVVRQYRDAAVLAREAGFDGVELHCTSGYLPMQFMASGSNRREDHYGGSVENRVRFPAEVLAAMAEAIGAGRVGYRMCPGNPYNDIQDEDPAGTAVALMKAVTPLELAYLHIMRSPVAGLDAFALAREHGQTALILNDGFDGPSAAAAIEAGQGEAVSFARHFIGNPDLPQRLRNGWPVTGFDRKTLYSAGPAGYSDYPAWSG, encoded by the coding sequence ATGAATCCATTGTTTCAGCCGCTGCGGCTGGGTGAGCTGCAACTTGCCAACCGTATCGTGATGGCTCCGATGACCCGCAGCCGCGCCGATTCCCGTGCCGTGCCCACTGCCGAGATGGTCGACTACTACCGGCAGCGCGCCGGTGCCGGGCTCATTGTCGCCGAGGGGGCCGCCCCTTCGGCCGAGGGCCTTGGCTACTGCAGGACGCCGGGCATCTTCAACTCCGAGCAGGTGGCCGCCTGGCGTGCAGTGACCGACGCCGTGCATGCCGAGGGCGGCCTGATCGTCCTGCAATTGATGCACGTCGGCCGTGCCGCCAGCCGCCACAACAAGCCGGTGGGGGCGCGTACCGTCGCACCCTCGGCCCTGCGCGCCAACACGCAGCTGTACAGCGACGCCGCGGGGATGGTCGATACCGATGAACCACATGCCTTGAGTACCCAGGAAGTGGCCGAGGTGGTACGTCAGTATCGCGACGCGGCGGTGCTGGCGCGGGAGGCCGGCTTCGACGGTGTCGAGCTGCATTGCACCAGCGGTTACCTACCCATGCAGTTCATGGCCAGTGGCAGCAACCGTCGCGAGGACCACTATGGCGGCTCGGTGGAAAACCGCGTGCGCTTCCCGGCCGAGGTACTAGCGGCCATGGCCGAGGCCATCGGCGCAGGTCGTGTCGGCTATCGGATGTGTCCGGGAAATCCCTACAACGACATCCAGGACGAGGATCCCGCCGGCACAGCGGTGGCACTGATGAAGGCCGTCACCCCACTGGAACTGGCCTACCTGCATATCATGCGCTCACCGGTCGCCGGCCTGGATGCCTTCGCACTGGCTCGCGAGCACGGCCAGACCGCGTTGATTCTCAATGATGGCTTTGATGGTCCCAGTGCCGCGGCGGCGATCGAGGCTGGTCAGGGCGAGGCGGTGTCCTTCGCCCGTCACTTCATCGGCAATCCCGATCTGCCTCAGCGCCTGCGCAACGGATGGCCGGTGACGGGTTTCGACCGCAAGACCCTCTACAGTGCGGGCCCGGCAGGCTATAGCGACTATCCGGCGTGGTCGGGTTGA
- a CDS encoding SDR family NAD(P)-dependent oxidoreductase → MTQRLQGKIAFVTGASSGIGEATAIRFAQEGALVVLCGRREEALAVVQEKILSAGGQAEIAVADVSHEAAYVGAIESTAQRHGRLDILVNNAMAFTWGAVDNMSTEDWHANFKTTVDGTFWGTRTAMRLMKEKGGGSIVNISSICGQFGTAWMSGYSAAKAAVNNFSRAVASEGAPYGVRCNVVIPGVVDTPAMAGMMSDDKARGNTEKLIPMKRVGQPVELANAILFLASDEASYVTGACLNVDGGRSSDLYTVFE, encoded by the coding sequence ATGACTCAACGTCTGCAAGGCAAGATTGCCTTCGTCACCGGCGCAAGCTCGGGTATCGGTGAAGCCACCGCCATTCGCTTTGCCCAGGAGGGCGCTTTGGTGGTGCTCTGCGGGCGCCGCGAGGAGGCGCTGGCCGTGGTACAGGAAAAAATTCTCAGCGCCGGCGGCCAGGCTGAAATCGCGGTGGCTGACGTCAGTCACGAGGCCGCTTATGTAGGGGCGATCGAAAGCACGGCCCAGCGCCATGGTCGCCTGGATATCCTGGTCAACAACGCCATGGCGTTCACCTGGGGCGCTGTGGACAACATGTCCACCGAGGATTGGCATGCCAACTTCAAGACCACGGTCGACGGCACCTTCTGGGGCACACGCACCGCGATGCGCCTGATGAAGGAGAAGGGTGGCGGCAGCATCGTCAATATCTCCTCGATCTGTGGCCAGTTCGGCACGGCCTGGATGAGCGGATACTCGGCGGCCAAGGCTGCGGTGAACAACTTCAGCCGGGCGGTGGCCAGTGAAGGCGCGCCCTATGGCGTGCGCTGCAATGTGGTCATCCCCGGGGTGGTCGATACCCCGGCCATGGCCGGCATGATGAGCGACGACAAGGCCCGCGGTAATACCGAAAAACTGATTCCCATGAAGCGCGTGGGTCAGCCGGTCGAGCTGGCCAACGCGATCCTGTTCCTGGCCAGCGACGAAGCGTCCTATGTCACCGGTGCCTGCCTGAACGTCGACGGTGGGCGCAGCTCCGACCTCTACACCGTGTTTGAGTGA